TGATCCTGGCCCTGGCCGTGGTCGCCGCCCCGCCGCTGGCGATCCACGTGGTCGGGCTGGTGCTGTTCGCCGGCCGGCTGATCCACGCCGTGGGCCTGTCCAACAGCGGCGGCGCCTCGATCTCGCGGTCGCTGGGCATGATCGGCACCTGGGTGGCCTACATCTTCGGCGCGGTGGCCCTGCTGTTCTACGCGATCGGCTAGGTTCGTGGCGCGGGCCGCTTGCCCCCGGCCTTCCCCGTCGTCCATAAGACCGCATGGACGAAAACCTGTTGCATGACGTGCTCGCCGCCGCGCGGACCGCTGGCGCCGACGCCGCCGAAGCCGTGTTCGCGCAGCGCCAATCCCTCTCCGTCGGCGTCCGCCTGGGCGAACTGGAGGAGGTCGAGCGCGAGGAATCCCGCGACATCGGCCTGCGGGTCTTCATCGGCAAGCAGAGCGCCACGGTCTCCGGCTCGGACATCTCGGCCGAGGGCCGCGCCAAGCTGATCGACCGCGCCGTGGCCATGGCCCGCCTGGCCCCCGAGGATCCCTACGCCGCCCTGGCCCCCGCCGAGCGCCTGGCGCGCGGGCCGTTCCGCGACCTCGATCTCTTCGATCCCACCGAACCTTCGGCCGAAACCCTGGAGGCCCAGGCCCGAGAGGCCGAGGCCGCCGCCCGCGCCGTCGAGGGCGTGACCAATTCCGACGGCGGCTCGTCGTCGTGGAGCGCCTCGACCTGGCGGCTGGTCACCAGCGAAGGCTTCTCCGGCCTGCACCAGGCCAGCGGTTTCGGCGTCTCGGCCTCGGCCATCGCCGGTGAAGGCGCGAGCATGGAACGTGGCGGCGAAGGCCGCTCAACCCGCCACGCCGCCGACCTGCCCTCGCCCACGGCCATCGGGACCAAGGCCGGCGAGCTGGCCGTGGCCAAGCTGAACCCGCGCAAGATCGACTCGACCACCGCCCCGGTGATCTTCGAGAACCGCCTGGCCATGTCGCTGATCAGCCCGCTGATCGGCGCGATCTCGGGCCCGTCGATCGCCCGAGGAACCTCGTTCCTGAAGGACAAGCTGGGCCAGCGGATCTTCGCCGAGGGCGTCAATCTGCTGGACGACCCGTTCCGGGTGCGCGGCCTGGGCTCGGCCCCGTTCGACGACGAGGGCGTGGCCTGCGAAGCCCGCGCCCTGATCGACGACGGCGTGCTGACCACCTGGCTGATGAACATCAGCTCGGCCAAGCAGCTGGGCCTGCAGAGCACCGGCCACGCCTCGCGGGGCCTCGCTGGCCCGTCGGGCGTCTCGACCCATAACCTGACGATGCAGCCCGGCGAACGCGATCTGGCCGGCCTGATGGCCGTTGCGGGCACGGGCCTGCTGGTCACCTCGATGTTCGGCCCCTCGCTGAACGGCAACACCGGCGACTGGTCGGTGGGCTGCTCGGGATTCTGGTTCGAGAACGGCGTCTCGACCGGTCCGGTCACCGAGATCACCGTGGCCGGCAACCTGATCGACATCTACGCCCGCC
The window above is part of the Caulobacter soli genome. Proteins encoded here:
- a CDS encoding MAPEG family protein: MDTIASGHAAALWVGLHVLLLLTLSLLVVRLRQKHKVALGDEGIPELARAIRAFGNASEYVPGGLALILALAVVAAPPLAIHVVGLVLFAGRLIHAVGLSNSGGASISRSLGMIGTWVAYIFGAVALLFYAIG
- a CDS encoding TldD/PmbA family protein; the encoded protein is MDENLLHDVLAAARTAGADAAEAVFAQRQSLSVGVRLGELEEVEREESRDIGLRVFIGKQSATVSGSDISAEGRAKLIDRAVAMARLAPEDPYAALAPAERLARGPFRDLDLFDPTEPSAETLEAQAREAEAAARAVEGVTNSDGGSSSWSASTWRLVTSEGFSGLHQASGFGVSASAIAGEGASMERGGEGRSTRHAADLPSPTAIGTKAGELAVAKLNPRKIDSTTAPVIFENRLAMSLISPLIGAISGPSIARGTSFLKDKLGQRIFAEGVNLLDDPFRVRGLGSAPFDDEGVACEARALIDDGVLTTWLMNISSAKQLGLQSTGHASRGLAGPSGVSTHNLTMQPGERDLAGLMAVAGTGLLVTSMFGPSLNGNTGDWSVGCSGFWFENGVSTGPVTEITVAGNLIDIYARLVPGSDLEIRGASNSPSLLVDALAIAGK